From Apium graveolens cultivar Ventura chromosome 9, ASM990537v1, whole genome shotgun sequence, the proteins below share one genomic window:
- the LOC141685310 gene encoding putative inactive purple acid phosphatase 27 — MNQSISFTFTIFLVLFLCFSPCSCIRSPSPVDDRTNAEFGNHSAAISGSLPLVDHIRTQAEFANHTAISDFRMINRKRLNDCPDPNPYIEINVSSTNSQLSDDQFVTVTISGVLVPAASDWVAMISPANSDVSSCPLNGIQYQQTGDFSILPLLCHYPVKAQYASSDPGYLGCKNNECKQRDSRGKCAVRTCSATLQFHVINIRTDIEFVFFAGGFITPCILKRTMIAPTSFSNPKKPLYAHLSSIDSTGNSMRVTWVSGDKTPQQVQYGNGKSQTSAVTTFSQDDMCSSVPTSPAKDFGWHDPGYIHSAVMTGLQPSTTFSYRYGSNSAGWSDSIKLKTPPAGGADEVKFLAYGDMGKAPRDPSLEHYIQPGSLSVVNAIASEVSSGNIDSIFHIGDISYATGFLVEWDFFLHLISPVASQLSYMTAIGNHERDYIDTGSVYITADSGGECGVPYETYFPMPTSEKDKPWYSVEQGSVHFTVISTEHDWSESSEQYAWMKTDMASVDRARTPWLIFMGHRPMYSSSDGLSIIRSVDNNFVQAVEPLLLSNKVDLALFGHVHNYERTCAIYQGECKEMPKKDGHGIDTYDSSNYQAPVHAVIGMAGFSLDSFPSTGSDWSLMRISDFGYARVHATKTDLNFEFVNANTTEVGDRFHITRS, encoded by the exons ATGAACCAAAGCATTTCgttcacttttaccatctttttGGTTCTTTTTCTCTGTTTTTCACCTTGTTCTTGTATTCGATCTCCGTCTCCAGTGGATGACAGGACAAATGCGGAGTTTGGTAACCACAGTGCAGCGATATCTGGATCCCTGCCTCTAGTGGATCACATAAGAACGCAAGCTGAGTTTGCAAACCACACAGCAATATCGGATTTTCGGATGATAAACAGAAAAAGATTAAATGATTGTCCTGATCCGAACCCATACATTGAAATCAATGTTAGTTCTACAAACTCTCAGCTTTCAGATGATCAGTTTGTTACGGTAACTATAAGCGGAGTATTAGTACCAGCTGCAAGTGATTGGGTGGCTATGATATCTCCTGCTAATTCCGA CGTGTCAAGCTGTCCGTTAAATGGAATTCAATACCAGCAAACTGGCGATTTTAGTATTTTACCACTTCTCTGCCATTATCCTGTCAAG GCACAGTATGCAAGTAGTGATCCAGGTTACCTTGGATGCAAGAACAATGAATGCAAGCAACGAGACTCAAGAGGGAAATGTGCAGTCAGAACATGCAGCGCCACGCTTCAATTTCATGTTATCAACATCAGAACTGATATTGAGTTTGTCTTCTTTGCCGGCGGCTTTATAACACCTTGCATTCTCAAACGAACAATGATAGCCC CTACCAGTTTTTCCAATCCTAAGAAGCCCTTGTATGCACATCTTTCCAGCATTGACTCCACCGGAAACTCT ATGAGAGTGACATGGGTAAGTGGGGATAAAACACCACAGCAAGTTCAGTATGGAAATGGAAAGTCCCAAACATCTGCGGTGACCACATTTTCCCAAGATGACATGTGCA GCTCTGTCCCGACAAGCCCCGCCAAAGATTTCGGGTGGCATGATCCAGGTTACATTCATTCAGCAGTCATGACTGGGCTTCAACCTTCCACTACTTTCTCCTACAGATATGGAAG CAATTCAGCTGGTTGGAGTGATAGTATCAAGTTGAAGACTCCACCGGCTGGAGGAGCAGATGAAGTCAAGTTTCTTGCATATGGCGATATGGGCAAGGCCCCCCGTGATCCTTCTCTAGAACACTATATTCAG CCAGGTTCGTTATCAGTAGTGAATGCCATAGCAAGTGAAGTGTCATCTGGAAATATAGATTCCATATTTCACATTGGAGATATAAGCTATGCAACTGGATTTCTCGTAGAATGGGACTTCTTTCTGCACCTTATTAGTCCTGTCGCTTCTCAACTATCTTACATGACTGCAATTGGAAACCATGAGAG GGATTACATCGATACTGGATCAGTTTATATTACGGCAGACTCAGGTGGAGAATGTGGAGTTCCATACGAGACTTACTTCCCAATGCCAACATCCGAAAAGGACAAGCCTTGGTATTCCGTTGAACAAGGAAGTGTTCATTTTACTGTCATTTCAACTGAACATGACTGGTCTGAAAGCTCCGAGCAG TATGCTTGGATGAAGACTGACATGGCATCAGTGGATCGAGCAAGAACACCTTGGTTAATTTTCATGGG GCACAGGCCCATGTACTCTTCCTCGGATGGATTATCAATCATTCGAAGTGTTGATAATAATTTTGTCCAAGCGGTAGAGCCACTGCTGCTGTCTAACAAG GTTGATCTGGCTCTGTTTGGGCACGTACATAACTACGAGAGAACGTGTGCGATATATCAAGGTGAATGCAAAGAAATGCCTAAGAAAGATGGACATGGGATAGATACATATGATAGTAGTAACTACCAAGCACCGGTTCATGCCGTCATTGGAATGGCTGGATTCTCATTGGATTCATTTCCATCAACA GGGAGTGATTGGAGCTTAATGCGAATTTCAGACTTTGGCTACGCAAGAGTTCATGCAACAAAGACAGACTTGAACTTTGA ATTCGTTAATGCCAATACAACAGAAGTAGGTGACAGATTCCATATCACTCGGAGCTAA